The following proteins come from a genomic window of Flavobacterium crocinum:
- the panC gene encoding pantoate--beta-alanine ligase, protein MHIFYSKAALIAYIKTIKTANSTIGFVPTMGALHQGHLALMQRSLKENDDTVVSIFVNPTQFNNPEDLAKYPRTLEEDIKKMRTLSDKIILYAPSVEDIYEGNTVSQSFDFDGLENQMEGKFRPGHFNGVGTIVKRLFEIVTPTNAYFGEKDFQQLQIVKKMVEKADLPVNVVGCPIFREENQLAMSSRNERLSAQERKDASIIYKTLTEAKEIFQSHSPQETLEFVENSFKDNETFDLEYFVIADESTLLPIDQKENGKNYRAFIAVFVNSIRLIDTISLN, encoded by the coding sequence ATGCACATTTTCTACAGTAAAGCAGCTTTGATAGCTTATATTAAAACTATCAAAACCGCAAATTCAACTATTGGATTTGTACCAACAATGGGCGCTTTACACCAAGGACATTTGGCTTTAATGCAGCGTTCGCTTAAAGAAAACGACGATACAGTTGTAAGCATTTTTGTCAATCCAACGCAATTTAACAACCCTGAAGATTTAGCAAAATATCCGAGAACTTTAGAAGAAGATATTAAGAAAATGCGTACATTAAGTGATAAAATCATTTTATACGCACCTTCTGTTGAAGATATTTATGAAGGAAACACCGTTTCTCAGAGTTTTGATTTCGACGGATTGGAAAATCAGATGGAAGGAAAATTCAGGCCAGGACATTTTAATGGTGTCGGAACGATCGTAAAAAGACTTTTCGAAATCGTAACACCAACCAATGCTTATTTTGGAGAAAAAGATTTTCAGCAGCTTCAGATTGTTAAAAAAATGGTCGAAAAAGCAGACTTACCTGTAAATGTTGTAGGCTGTCCCATTTTCAGGGAAGAAAACCAGCTTGCAATGAGCTCGCGCAACGAACGTCTTTCTGCACAAGAGCGTAAAGATGCTTCCATTATATACAAGACTTTAACTGAAGCCAAAGAGATTTTCCAAAGTCATAGTCCACAGGAAACGTTGGAATTTGTAGAAAATTCTTTCAAAGACAACGAAACATTCGACCTTGAATATTTTGTTATTGCTGACGAATCAACACTTTTACCTATCGATCAGAAAGAGAATGGCAAAAACTACCGTGCATTTATAGCAGTATTTGTTAATTCTATAAGACTGATAGACACCATTTCATTAAATTAA
- the panD gene encoding aspartate 1-decarboxylase, translating to MQIQVIKSKIHRVKVTGADLNYIGSITIDETLLEASNIIEGEKVSIVNINNGERFETYAIKGEKNSGEITLNGPAARKVQKDDIIIIISYATLDFEEAKTFKPWIIFPNENDNSLT from the coding sequence ATGCAAATTCAAGTTATAAAATCAAAAATTCATCGCGTTAAAGTAACGGGTGCCGATTTAAATTATATTGGTAGCATTACTATTGATGAAACTTTACTGGAAGCTTCAAACATTATTGAAGGCGAAAAAGTATCTATTGTAAACATTAATAATGGCGAACGTTTTGAAACGTACGCTATTAAAGGTGAGAAAAACTCAGGCGAAATCACTCTGAATGGTCCGGCTGCAAGAAAAGTACAGAAAGATGATATCATCATTATCATTTCTTATGCAACTTTGGATTTTGAAGAAGCGAAAACCTTCAAACCGTGGATTATTTTCCCTAACGAAAATGACAATTCGTTAACCTAA